The following proteins come from a genomic window of Mycobacterium sp. DL:
- a CDS encoding coniferyl aldehyde dehydrogenase yields MVVSLGEALERQRQAFIADGPPDVVLRRNRIDRLLALVLDNADDFAEAMAADFGTRPSAATLFTEILGMISVIEHTRSHVPQWMRSARLMRTARMFGMRAEVEPSPLGVVGIIGPWNFPLNLVVLPASAAFAAGNRVMIKMSEVTPRTAELMRARAGDYFDSAELHVVTGDTSVSADFAALPFDHLFFTGSPAVGALVQGAAAANLVPVTLELGGKNPVVVSPGADITRSAGRITQGRMINGGQVCVCPDYVFVPAERMEEFVGVARDTLQAMFPSIVANADYCSSVNDANFDRVVGLIEDARAKGALVDSVAPPGEMLPDRQTRKIAPTIVRDVDDSMLIATEETFGPVLTVRPYRHLAEVVDYVNARPAPLVSYWFGPDDDDFRSFVQRTRSGGVARNDFAAQMIPSAAPFGGVGRSGMGAYHGKAGFDAFSHYRTVVGSDLPFTITGRAAPPFSRTMRATTAMALRMARNRTRRRLRAR; encoded by the coding sequence ATGGTCGTGTCCCTCGGCGAAGCCCTCGAACGTCAGCGGCAAGCGTTCATCGCCGACGGCCCCCCCGACGTCGTGTTGCGGCGCAACCGGATCGACCGCCTGCTCGCACTGGTTCTCGACAACGCCGACGACTTCGCCGAGGCGATGGCAGCCGATTTCGGCACCCGTCCGAGCGCCGCAACGCTGTTCACCGAGATACTGGGCATGATCTCGGTCATCGAGCACACCAGATCCCATGTGCCGCAGTGGATGCGATCGGCCCGACTGATGCGGACGGCGCGGATGTTCGGGATGAGGGCGGAAGTCGAGCCCTCCCCGCTCGGCGTCGTCGGCATCATCGGGCCGTGGAACTTTCCTCTCAACCTCGTGGTGTTGCCGGCGTCGGCGGCATTCGCGGCAGGCAATCGCGTCATGATCAAGATGTCGGAGGTCACCCCGCGTACCGCCGAGTTGATGCGGGCCCGTGCCGGGGACTACTTCGACTCGGCCGAACTGCACGTCGTCACCGGCGACACATCCGTATCGGCCGATTTTGCTGCGCTGCCCTTCGACCACCTCTTCTTCACCGGGTCGCCCGCGGTCGGTGCGCTGGTCCAGGGGGCCGCGGCGGCGAACCTGGTGCCTGTCACGCTTGAACTCGGCGGCAAGAACCCGGTGGTGGTCTCACCCGGTGCCGATATCACCCGCTCGGCTGGCCGGATTACGCAGGGCCGCATGATCAACGGTGGTCAAGTCTGTGTGTGTCCTGATTATGTGTTCGTACCGGCCGAGCGGATGGAGGAGTTCGTCGGCGTCGCGCGCGACACGCTGCAGGCGATGTTCCCGTCCATCGTCGCCAACGCGGACTACTGCTCGTCGGTGAACGACGCGAACTTCGACAGAGTTGTCGGTCTGATCGAGGACGCCAGGGCCAAGGGCGCCCTGGTCGATTCCGTGGCACCGCCGGGGGAGATGCTGCCGGATCGCCAGACCCGCAAGATCGCTCCGACGATCGTCCGCGACGTCGACGACAGCATGCTCATCGCGACCGAGGAAACGTTCGGCCCGGTGCTGACCGTGCGTCCGTATCGGCATCTCGCCGAGGTGGTCGACTACGTCAACGCCCGCCCGGCGCCGCTGGTCTCGTACTGGTTCGGCCCGGACGACGACGACTTCAGATCATTTGTGCAGCGCACCCGCAGCGGCGGGGTGGCGCGGAATGACTTTGCCGCACAGATGATCCCCTCCGCGGCACCCTTCGGCGGGGTGGGTCGCAGCGGGATGGGCGCCTACCACGGCAAGGCGGGCTTTGATGCGTTCAGCCACTACCGCACCGTCGTGGGCAGCGATCTGCCGTTCACCATCACCGGCCGCGCTGCTCCGCCGTTCTCACGGACGATGCGCGCGACCACGGCCATGGCACTGCGAATGGCGCGCAACCGCACGCGTCGCCGGCTCAGGGCCCGTTGA
- a CDS encoding cysteine hydrolase encodes MKPDLDELVTPAHTAIVTQECQGAVVGPDAGLRTLSEAARRQALPNIARLLPVARAAGVSIVHCVVQRRSDGRGSNHNARIFAFGAAGVDISPDSPGTRLVPELDAQPTDLVLHRWHGIGPMGGTDLDSILRNLGVSTIVAVGVSVNVAITNLVMDAVNAAYRVVLPRDAVAGIPHDYCDAVIDNTLSLLASITTTDDLIEAWSRR; translated from the coding sequence ATGAAGCCCGACCTCGACGAACTGGTGACACCCGCTCACACCGCGATCGTCACCCAGGAGTGCCAGGGGGCCGTCGTCGGACCGGACGCGGGGCTGCGGACACTGTCCGAGGCGGCCCGTCGACAAGCCCTGCCCAATATCGCCCGACTGCTGCCCGTCGCGCGTGCGGCGGGCGTATCCATCGTGCACTGCGTGGTCCAGCGCAGGTCCGACGGCCGGGGTTCCAACCACAACGCCAGAATCTTCGCCTTCGGCGCCGCAGGAGTCGACATCAGCCCCGACAGCCCTGGCACCCGACTGGTGCCCGAACTCGACGCTCAGCCAACCGATCTGGTGCTGCACCGGTGGCACGGCATCGGACCGATGGGCGGCACGGACCTGGATTCGATCCTGCGCAACCTGGGGGTGAGCACCATCGTGGCGGTCGGCGTTTCGGTGAACGTCGCGATCACCAACCTGGTCATGGATGCCGTGAACGCGGCCTATCGTGTGGTCCTGCCACGGGACGCCGTCGCCGGGATTCCGCACGACTACTGCGACGCCGTCATCGACAACACGTTGTCGCTGCTCGCATCGATCACCACCACCGACGATCTCATCGAGGCATGGAGTAGGCGATGA
- a CDS encoding Rieske (2Fe-2S) protein gives MKVPFTWKVTGWFMIGWSAEFEVGDVKALHYFGEDLAAYRDESGELHVLEAHCKHLGAHIGHGGKVVGDCVECPFHGWRWGPDGSNRYIPYQPDRPNRGLRLRTYPVREQYGCIFMWYQPQGKEPQWELPDIFLKFPQFETDAGAYYRPYPEFSSRADAVPVHPQIVAENGPDSSHFRYVHGASVTPVCLHWEHVDEEWRFLTGWPDVRSDDPDKMALRIHSHFSGLGFAMSAFEGSSNHRLIFACTPVDDEVSDMFYSIWWPKLPGETSDIPPAGVRAKVERQFLKTVWEDCDIWRYQKYVENPPLAKIDAKPYMAMRKWATQFYDVPPVGQPVTSA, from the coding sequence GTGAAGGTCCCATTCACCTGGAAGGTCACCGGATGGTTCATGATCGGATGGTCGGCGGAGTTCGAAGTCGGCGATGTCAAGGCGCTGCACTACTTCGGTGAGGACCTGGCGGCCTACCGTGACGAGTCGGGCGAACTGCACGTCCTCGAAGCACACTGCAAGCATCTCGGCGCCCACATCGGGCACGGCGGCAAGGTCGTGGGCGATTGTGTGGAGTGCCCGTTCCACGGCTGGCGCTGGGGCCCCGACGGTTCCAACCGCTACATCCCCTATCAGCCGGATCGCCCCAATCGGGGCTTGAGGTTGCGGACCTATCCGGTCAGGGAACAGTACGGCTGCATCTTCATGTGGTACCAGCCCCAGGGCAAGGAACCGCAGTGGGAACTGCCGGACATCTTTCTCAAGTTCCCCCAGTTCGAGACCGACGCCGGCGCCTACTACCGTCCGTATCCGGAGTTCTCCAGCCGCGCCGACGCCGTTCCGGTGCACCCGCAGATCGTCGCCGAGAACGGTCCCGACAGTTCACATTTCCGGTATGTGCACGGCGCCTCCGTCACACCGGTGTGTCTGCACTGGGAGCACGTCGATGAAGAATGGCGCTTCCTCACCGGCTGGCCGGACGTCCGCAGCGACGACCCCGACAAGATGGCGTTGCGTATCCACAGCCATTTCTCCGGACTGGGGTTCGCGATGAGTGCGTTCGAGGGCTCCTCCAACCACCGGCTGATCTTCGCGTGCACACCGGTTGATGACGAGGTATCGGACATGTTCTATTCGATCTGGTGGCCGAAGCTGCCCGGCGAGACCTCCGACATTCCGCCCGCCGGCGTGCGCGCCAAGGTCGAACGACAGTTCCTCAAGACCGTGTGGGAGGACTGCGACATCTGGCGCTACCAGAAGTACGTCGAGAACCCGCCGCTGGCCAAGATCGACGCGAAACCCTATATGGCCATGCGGAAGTGGGCGACCCAGTTCTACGACGTGCCACCGGTGGGACAACCGGTCACCTCCGCATGA
- a CDS encoding acyl-CoA synthetase yields MTESTQFTVPAAADAVAAVIGDRDFIVQGDRRFTYAQIVERSNRLAAYLHSRGLGCHTERSELGGHEVGQDLLGIYAHNGPEYVEGMLGAWRSRVAPFNVNYRYVKSELQYLLSDSGASALLYHAAFAPRLAEVLADLPQLKVLIQIADESGNDLLPGAVDYEAIVATGPAGPPPVQPSPDDLYVLYTGGTTGMPKGVLWRQHDIFMTSFGGRSLYTGELATSYDDITARCVAAPDTRLMVLPPLMHGAAQWAVLTAMNTGQTVVFSAVTDHLDVDDVVATVEREKILAVTVVGDAMARPLADAFERTSADLSSLAVVANGGAQLTPTAKQRLIDSKPNLMIVDGVGSSETGAQMTHMSASGAVSTGKFTAGPDTSVASEDLSTILEPGHDDMGWLAQRGYVPLGYKGDAVKTAATFPVIDGVRYSVPGDRARHLSDGSVELLGRDSVTINSGGEKIFAEEVESAVASHPAVADVVVAGRPSERWGQEVVAVVALVAGAEATAEELIEHASEVIARYKLPKAVVFRPTIERSPAGKADYRWAREQATGGA; encoded by the coding sequence ATGACCGAGTCGACTCAGTTCACCGTCCCGGCCGCCGCCGATGCCGTCGCGGCCGTCATCGGCGATCGTGACTTCATCGTCCAGGGTGATCGCCGCTTCACGTACGCGCAGATCGTCGAGCGTTCGAATCGGCTCGCGGCCTACCTGCACTCCCGGGGCCTGGGGTGTCACACCGAGCGCTCCGAGTTGGGCGGTCACGAGGTCGGGCAGGATCTACTGGGCATCTACGCCCACAACGGGCCCGAATACGTCGAGGGCATGCTGGGGGCGTGGCGGTCGCGGGTCGCGCCGTTCAACGTCAACTACCGGTACGTCAAGAGCGAGCTGCAGTACCTGCTCTCCGATTCCGGCGCGTCCGCGCTGCTCTACCACGCCGCCTTCGCCCCGCGCCTGGCCGAGGTGCTGGCCGATCTGCCGCAGCTGAAGGTGCTCATCCAGATCGCCGACGAGTCCGGCAACGACCTCCTGCCCGGTGCCGTCGACTACGAGGCGATCGTGGCGACCGGACCTGCCGGCCCGCCGCCGGTGCAACCGTCACCCGACGACCTCTACGTGCTCTACACCGGTGGGACCACCGGCATGCCCAAGGGTGTGCTGTGGCGCCAGCACGACATCTTCATGACCTCCTTCGGTGGCCGCAGCCTCTACACCGGGGAACTGGCCACCAGCTACGACGACATCACCGCCCGCTGCGTCGCTGCCCCCGACACCAGGCTGATGGTGCTGCCGCCGCTCATGCACGGCGCCGCTCAGTGGGCCGTGCTGACCGCGATGAACACCGGCCAGACGGTGGTGTTCTCTGCCGTCACCGACCATCTCGACGTCGACGACGTGGTGGCCACCGTCGAACGGGAGAAGATCCTGGCGGTGACGGTGGTCGGCGACGCGATGGCCCGCCCGCTGGCCGACGCGTTCGAGCGGACGAGCGCTGATCTGTCGTCACTGGCAGTGGTGGCCAACGGCGGCGCACAGCTCACCCCGACCGCCAAGCAACGGCTCATCGACAGCAAGCCCAACCTGATGATCGTCGACGGTGTGGGGTCCTCGGAGACTGGTGCGCAGATGACCCACATGTCGGCCTCCGGCGCGGTATCCACCGGCAAGTTCACCGCAGGACCGGACACCTCCGTCGCCTCCGAGGATCTCAGCACGATCCTCGAACCCGGCCACGACGACATGGGGTGGTTGGCGCAGCGCGGGTACGTCCCACTCGGCTACAAGGGGGACGCTGTCAAGACGGCCGCGACGTTCCCCGTCATCGACGGTGTGCGGTACTCGGTGCCCGGTGACCGCGCCCGGCATCTGTCCGACGGTTCGGTGGAACTGCTCGGTCGCGATTCGGTGACGATCAACTCCGGCGGCGAGAAGATCTTCGCCGAGGAGGTGGAGTCCGCGGTCGCGTCCCATCCTGCGGTCGCCGACGTGGTGGTCGCGGGCCGACCGAGCGAGCGGTGGGGTCAGGAGGTGGTGGCCGTGGTCGCGCTCGTCGCCGGCGCCGAGGCGACCGCCGAAGAGCTCATCGAGCACGCCTCCGAGGTCATCGCCCGCTACAAACTGCCCAAAGCGGTGGTGTTCCGGCCCACCATCGAGCGCAGCCCGGCCGGCAAGGCCGACTACCGGTGGGCCCGCGAGCAGGCCACCGGCGGCGCCTGA